Proteins found in one Magnolia sinica isolate HGM2019 chromosome 5, MsV1, whole genome shotgun sequence genomic segment:
- the LOC131245629 gene encoding probable receptor-like protein kinase At2g42960 isoform X2, whose product MSSSDSLNAELSKKTSFFGLKLWVVIGICVGAFIVLILFLLSIWVMSRRKSRRAHDKFPLSQIPNVSKEIKVDRVGSNFLSHNSEDCEGALGSVQDKSFEKHSEKMLVHLGMSKSSDGENVSQCGSAHQHDRCGSSHSGDEVSSGTGNIRKPSSSHGLVTASPLVGLPEFSHLGWGHWFTLRDLEFATSRFSKENVLGEGGYGVVYKGRLINGAEVAVKKLLNNLGQAEKEFRVEVEAIGHVRHKNLVRLLGYCVEGIHRMLVYEYVNNGNLEQWLHGAMRQYGVLSWEARMKVILGTAKALAYLHEAIEPKVVHRDIKSSNILLDQEFNAKVSDFGLAKLLGSGKSHITTRVMGTFGYVAPEYANTGLLNEKSDIYSFGVLLLEAVTGRDPVDYGRPANEVNLVEWLKTMVGSRRAEEVVDPTLEAKPTNRALKRTLLIALKCVDPDSDKRPKMGQVVRMLEADEFPLREDRRSRRSHMGSMEIESMKDNVDPMDMDIKVEKSES is encoded by the exons ATGTCATCTTCTGACTCCCTTAATGCTGAACTATCGAAAAAGACGTCGTTTTTTGGGCTGAAACTGTGGGTTGTGATTGGCATCTGTGTGGGAGCATTCATTGTGTTGATACTCTTTCTCTTATCCATATGGGTCATGTCTCGGAGGAAATCAAGGAGGGCCCATGACAAGTTCCCGCTCTCCCAAATTCCGAACGTCtcgaaggagatcaaagttgacAGAGTGGGATCCAACTTCTTATCTCATAATTCTGAGGATTGTGAAGGTGCTCTTGGTAGTGTGCAAGATAAATCGTTCGAGAAGCATTCAGAGAAGATGCTTGTACATTTGGGTATGAGTAAATCTAGTGATGGTGAAAATGTCAGCCAATGCGGCTCTGCTCATCAGCACGACAGGTGTGGTAGCTCGCATTCAGGGGACGAAGTAAGCTCGGGGACTGGTAACATTCGAAAGCCGTCTTCTTCACATGGGCTTGTGACTGCATCACCATTAGTTGGTCTGCCTGAATTCTCGCACCTTGGATGGGGCCATTGGTTTACTTTGAGGGATCTAGAGTTCGCAACCAGCCGTTTCTCAAAGGAGAACGTGCTTGGGGAAGGTGGATATGGGGTTGTTTATAAGGGGCGGCTCATAAATGGAGCTGAAGTTGCTGTCAAGAAGCTCCTCAACAATCT GGGTCAGGCGGAGAAGGAATTTAGAGTGGAAGTAGAAGCCATAGGCCATGTCCGACACAAGAATCTGGTGCGGCTTTTGGGTTATTGTGTGGAAGGAATTCATAG GATGCTGGTGTATGAATATGTGAACAATGGCAATTTAGAGCAGTGGCTTCATGGAGCTATGCGTCAATATGGTGTCCTTAGTTGGGAGGCCCGAATGAAGGTTATCCTTGGCACTGCGAAAGC GCTCGCATATTTGCATGAAGCGATCGAACCAAAAGTCGTTCACCGAGACATAAAATCAAGCAATATTTTGCTCGATCAGGAATTTAATGCCAAGGTTTCTGATTTCGGTTTGGCAAAGCTCTTGGGTTCAGGAAAAAGCCATATAACAACAAGAGTTATGGGAACGTTTGG GTATGTGGCGCCCGAATATGCAAACACCGGATTATTGAATGAGAAGAGCGACATTTACAGCTTTGGTGTACTCTTGCTAGAAGCAGTTACTGGTAGAGATCCTGTGGACTACGGTCGACCTGCAAATGAG GTGAATCTTGTCGAGTGGCTTAAAACGATGGTTGGGAGTAGAAGGGCAGAGGAAGTTGTGGACCCAACCCTCGAAGCTAAACCAACAAACCGGGCTCTAAAACGCACCCTTCTAATTGCACTTAAATGTGTTGATCCTGACTCGGACAAAAGACCGAAAATGGGCCAAGTCGTTCGAATGCTTGAAGCGGACGAGTTCCCGCTTCGTGAG GATCGGAGGAGCAGGAGGAGTCACATGGGGAGCATGGAAATTGAGTCTATGAAGGATAATGTGGACCCCATGGACATGGATATCAAGGTGGAGAAATCCGAGAGTTAG
- the LOC131245629 gene encoding probable receptor-like protein kinase At2g42960 isoform X1 encodes MMSSSDSLNAELSKKTSFFGLKLWVVIGICVGAFIVLILFLLSIWVMSRRKSRRAHDKFPLSQIPNVSKEIKVDRVGSNFLSHNSEDCEGALGSVQDKSFEKHSEKMLVHLGMSKSSDGENVSQCGSAHQHDRCGSSHSGDEVSSGTGNIRKPSSSHGLVTASPLVGLPEFSHLGWGHWFTLRDLEFATSRFSKENVLGEGGYGVVYKGRLINGAEVAVKKLLNNLGQAEKEFRVEVEAIGHVRHKNLVRLLGYCVEGIHRMLVYEYVNNGNLEQWLHGAMRQYGVLSWEARMKVILGTAKALAYLHEAIEPKVVHRDIKSSNILLDQEFNAKVSDFGLAKLLGSGKSHITTRVMGTFGYVAPEYANTGLLNEKSDIYSFGVLLLEAVTGRDPVDYGRPANEVNLVEWLKTMVGSRRAEEVVDPTLEAKPTNRALKRTLLIALKCVDPDSDKRPKMGQVVRMLEADEFPLREDRRSRRSHMGSMEIESMKDNVDPMDMDIKVEKSES; translated from the exons ATG ATGTCATCTTCTGACTCCCTTAATGCTGAACTATCGAAAAAGACGTCGTTTTTTGGGCTGAAACTGTGGGTTGTGATTGGCATCTGTGTGGGAGCATTCATTGTGTTGATACTCTTTCTCTTATCCATATGGGTCATGTCTCGGAGGAAATCAAGGAGGGCCCATGACAAGTTCCCGCTCTCCCAAATTCCGAACGTCtcgaaggagatcaaagttgacAGAGTGGGATCCAACTTCTTATCTCATAATTCTGAGGATTGTGAAGGTGCTCTTGGTAGTGTGCAAGATAAATCGTTCGAGAAGCATTCAGAGAAGATGCTTGTACATTTGGGTATGAGTAAATCTAGTGATGGTGAAAATGTCAGCCAATGCGGCTCTGCTCATCAGCACGACAGGTGTGGTAGCTCGCATTCAGGGGACGAAGTAAGCTCGGGGACTGGTAACATTCGAAAGCCGTCTTCTTCACATGGGCTTGTGACTGCATCACCATTAGTTGGTCTGCCTGAATTCTCGCACCTTGGATGGGGCCATTGGTTTACTTTGAGGGATCTAGAGTTCGCAACCAGCCGTTTCTCAAAGGAGAACGTGCTTGGGGAAGGTGGATATGGGGTTGTTTATAAGGGGCGGCTCATAAATGGAGCTGAAGTTGCTGTCAAGAAGCTCCTCAACAATCT GGGTCAGGCGGAGAAGGAATTTAGAGTGGAAGTAGAAGCCATAGGCCATGTCCGACACAAGAATCTGGTGCGGCTTTTGGGTTATTGTGTGGAAGGAATTCATAG GATGCTGGTGTATGAATATGTGAACAATGGCAATTTAGAGCAGTGGCTTCATGGAGCTATGCGTCAATATGGTGTCCTTAGTTGGGAGGCCCGAATGAAGGTTATCCTTGGCACTGCGAAAGC GCTCGCATATTTGCATGAAGCGATCGAACCAAAAGTCGTTCACCGAGACATAAAATCAAGCAATATTTTGCTCGATCAGGAATTTAATGCCAAGGTTTCTGATTTCGGTTTGGCAAAGCTCTTGGGTTCAGGAAAAAGCCATATAACAACAAGAGTTATGGGAACGTTTGG GTATGTGGCGCCCGAATATGCAAACACCGGATTATTGAATGAGAAGAGCGACATTTACAGCTTTGGTGTACTCTTGCTAGAAGCAGTTACTGGTAGAGATCCTGTGGACTACGGTCGACCTGCAAATGAG GTGAATCTTGTCGAGTGGCTTAAAACGATGGTTGGGAGTAGAAGGGCAGAGGAAGTTGTGGACCCAACCCTCGAAGCTAAACCAACAAACCGGGCTCTAAAACGCACCCTTCTAATTGCACTTAAATGTGTTGATCCTGACTCGGACAAAAGACCGAAAATGGGCCAAGTCGTTCGAATGCTTGAAGCGGACGAGTTCCCGCTTCGTGAG GATCGGAGGAGCAGGAGGAGTCACATGGGGAGCATGGAAATTGAGTCTATGAAGGATAATGTGGACCCCATGGACATGGATATCAAGGTGGAGAAATCCGAGAGTTAG